Below is a window of Enterococcus gilvus ATCC BAA-350 DNA.
GATAAGGTAGAAGGAATAAAATACGAGGAATTGTTAGAGATCCGTTTGAATAATGGAGAATTGCGTCGGGGTCAAGTGCTGGAAATCCATGAAGACAAGGCACTCGTTCAAATCTTCGAAGGAACAAGTGGGATTAATTTGAAGGAATCCACCGCTCGATTCCTTGGACATCCGTTGGAGTTAGGGGTATCTGAAGATATGGTCGGACGTGTATTTGATGGACTTGGTCGACCAAAGGATGGCGGACCAGAGATTTTGGCAGAAAAAAATGTCGACATTAACGGTGAGGTCATCAACCCCGTTTCTCGCGACTATCCAGATGAATTTATCCAAACGGGGATTTCTGCGATCGACCACTTGAATACGTTGGTTCGCGGACAAAAATTACCTGTATTTTCAGGTTTTGGATTGCCCCACAAAGAGTTGGCGGCTCAAATCGCTCGACAAGCGACTGTATTGAACAAGGAAGATGATTTTGCCGTAGTATTTGCTGGGATTGGGATTACGTTTGAAGAGGCAGAATTTTTCATGGAAGATTTTCGGCAAACTGGAGCGATTGATCGTTCAGTCGTCTTTATGAATTTGGCAAATGATCCAGCGATCGAACGGATTGCGACCCCTCGTATGGCATTAACTGCCGCTGAATATCTGGCGTATGAAAAAGGAATGCACGTATTGGTCATCATGACCGATATGACAAATTATTGCGAAGCGCTGCGTGAAATCTCTGCTGCCAGACGAGAGGTCCCAGGGCGTCGAGGCTACCCAGGTTACCTCTATACGAACTTGGCTACTCTATATGAACGTGCTGGACGGATTCGTGGTCTGAAAGGGTCGGTCACACAGATTCCGATCCTAACAATGCCAGAGGATGACAAAACGCATCCGATACCAGACTTGACGGGTTATATCACGGAGGGGCAGATCATTTTATCTCGAGAATTAGATAAAAACGGCATTCAACCGCCAATCGATGTATTGCCGTCATTATCACGTTTGAAGGATAAGGGGACCGGTGAAGGAAAGACGCGGAAGGATCATGCGCCTACTATGAATCAACTGTTCGCCGCTTATGCTCAAGGCAAACAAGCAAAAGAACTTGCTGTTGTTTTGGGAGATTCTGCATTGTCTGATGTCGATAAGATTTACGCGAAATTTGCGGAGCGATTTGAAGAGGAGTACGTCAATCAAGGGT
It encodes the following:
- a CDS encoding V-type ATP synthase subunit B encodes the protein MIKEYQTINEVVGPLMAIDKVEGIKYEELLEIRLNNGELRRGQVLEIHEDKALVQIFEGTSGINLKESTARFLGHPLELGVSEDMVGRVFDGLGRPKDGGPEILAEKNVDINGEVINPVSRDYPDEFIQTGISAIDHLNTLVRGQKLPVFSGFGLPHKELAAQIARQATVLNKEDDFAVVFAGIGITFEEAEFFMEDFRQTGAIDRSVVFMNLANDPAIERIATPRMALTAAEYLAYEKGMHVLVIMTDMTNYCEALREISAARREVPGRRGYPGYLYTNLATLYERAGRIRGLKGSVTQIPILTMPEDDKTHPIPDLTGYITEGQIILSRELDKNGIQPPIDVLPSLSRLKDKGTGEGKTRKDHAPTMNQLFAAYAQGKQAKELAVVLGDSALSDVDKIYAKFAERFEEEYVNQGFYENRSIEETLDLGWELLAMLPRTELKRIKDEMLDAYLTKGD